The proteins below come from a single Portunus trituberculatus isolate SZX2019 chromosome 4, ASM1759143v1, whole genome shotgun sequence genomic window:
- the LOC123511535 gene encoding protein Tob2-like, whose product MRIEVKSAANFLVDLLKLNSSGLTEDQLEKFKENVCHILMRHYADHWFPDRPFKGSGYRCIRINGNLDPLIARAGFMMGLASCFLRSLFPSELTMWVDPAEVAYRIGENGSICVLYEELPPPKTPSPPPQQPMPTPEKTPIKAVGQQQAHSPPPPQQPHSPPPALHHHQVHHYNHHHHFSPSKSVVVSSPVHHSPPLSPVTTTQHHHHHQQQQQQLLNMFLMSGGGKEAGSLVKCKESLRGGLDARPLQMDRLFVSS is encoded by the coding sequence ATGAGAATAGAAGTGAAATCAGCCGCGAACTTCCTCGTCGACCTGTTGAAGCTGAACAGCAGCGGCCTGACGGAGGATCAGCTGGAGAAGTTTAAGGAGAATGTGTGCCATATCCTGATGCGCCACTACGCGGACCACTGGTTCCCGGACAGGCCCTTCAAGGGATCTGGCTACCGCTGCATCAGGATCAATGGCAACCTGGACCCGCTCATCGCCCGGGCAGGCTTCATGATGGGCCTGGCCTCCTGCTTCCTgcgctccctcttcccctccgaGCTCACCATGTGGGTGGATCCTGCCGAGGTGGCCTACCGCATCGGCGAGAATGGCTCCATTTGCGTGTTGTACGAGGAGCTGCCACCCCCCAAGACGCCCTCCCCGCCGCCCCAGCAGCCCATGCCCACCCCCGAGAAGACGCCCATCAAGGCCGTAGGGCAGCAGCAGGCTCACTCCCCGCCGCCGCCCCAGCAGCCCCATTCTCCGCCGCccgcccttcaccaccaccaggtccaTCActataaccatcaccatcacttctcgCCGTCCAAGTCCGTGGTGGTGTCGTCCCCGGTGCACCACAGCCCCCCGCTGTcccccgtcaccaccacccagcaccatcaccatcatcagcagcaacaacagcagctgcTGAACATGTTTTTAATGAGTGGCGGCGGCAAGGAGGCCGGCAGCCTGGTGAAGTGCAAGGAATCTCTGCGCGGCGGGCTGGACGCGCGGCCCCTGCAGATGGACCGACTGTTTGTGTCCAGCTGA